GAAACACTTTCGATATCATCCGGATTCAGGTTGGAGATACCATCACTGTCGCCGCCATCCGGATTTTCGTAAAATGATTCTGTCTGATCTGTTTTCATGGAAGAGAGAGGAATGCCGTCTAATACATACAGCGCGTTGTTGTCTCCAAACAAAGACTTGGTACCACGCATAACAACACGGGTAGATCCTCCGATACCAGATGCACTTTGATTGATGGTAACACCTGCGATTTTTCCAGATAAACTATTAACAAAGTTGGCGTCTTTCACAGCTGTCAGATCTGTGGATTTCATTTCCTGTACATTGTATGTCAAGGACTTTGTTTCGCGCTTGATACCCAATGCGGTTACTACCACTTCGTTAAGAAGCTGATTGTCTTCAGACATAACAATAGATAAGTTTGTATTATTTCCAATTTCAACTTCTTGTGCAGCATATCCTATATACGATATATCCAGTATATCTGTTTCTTTTACTTGCAAGGAGAAATTACCGTCCATATCAGTAATAGCGCCGACGGATTTGCCTTTTACTTTTACATTGACTCCGACTAGAGGTTCACCTCTCGAATCTATGACCTGTCCCGTGATTTTCTTGTCTTTACTATCTTTAACATTCTTTTTTGGGATAATCATTATGTAATCATCCTTTATTATATAAGTAAAGCCGGTTTTTTGAAGGATATTATTCAGGGCTTGTTCTAAAGGTTGATTCTCAATGTCTACTGAAATCTTTTCTTTGGGAAATTTTGAGTCATTATATGCAATAGCCATATTAGACTGTTTTCGGACTTCCGTTAAGGCAGTCTGCACTGAAATATTCTTTCTTTTTATAGTTATTTTACTATTTCTTTGTGCGTAAATATTCATTCCCATTAATAATAGGAGAATAATTAAAATACTTTTTCTTGCTGTTTTTAGATATAAATTCATATCTTAGTAGCGTTTTTAGTGTTAAACTTATGGTATTCTTCTCAGGTTACAATAGCAGCTTACCGCAGCTTTAAGACTAGATTCATCTCATATCCGGAGAAGGTGGGGCCTCTTCCGGATACTTTTTTTACATAGGCATATCCGATTTAAGAATTCAACAATAATGGTAAATACCTTACTTCCAATAGATATAACAGGTATTTTCTTTCAAGTGATAATCAAATTCACCAATAACTGTCTGCATTACTTCTAGCACTTCTTTAATATTTGCATTTTCTTTGAATACAAAGCTATACCGGTCTTGATTAATTTTCTTTTTCGAAGTTTGGAATGTTATGCTGTAATGACGTTCCAAGGTCTGTATTACCTCATTGATAGTAGCTTTATTGAGTACAATTTCTCCGCGTTGCCATGCTGTCACATCTTCTACGTCTGTTTCCAATAATACGCTTTTTAATGTACTTTTAGTATATACAACCTGTTGTCCAGGTGTCAAAATATAGTTTGTGGTATCATTGCAGTTTACTCTCACTTTCCCCTCTAGCAAGGTAGCAGTCAAAAGGTCCTCTTCCGGGTAAGCTTTTACATTAAATTCTGTACCTAAAGCAGTGATGGACATATCGGCAGACTTCACAATAAATGGCTTTTGGGGATTTTTGGTAACTTTGAAATCAGCTTCTCCCAACAAGTACACTGTGCGGGTTTTGCCTTCCAAATTCTCCGGATAGAATATATGCGAACCGGAATTCAGATGAATGATGCTGCCATCAGGGAGAGTGACAACCTCTCTCTTTCCATTTTTAACATAGTGTTCTACCATTGCCACAGCATCGTTCTCAATATGTTTTTCTGTAAACCATAAAGTGCCGGTGACCGACAAACAGATAATGAATACAGCAGCGGCAGTATATCTCCATATCGGTAAACGGTTTATTCTAATGATAGGAGCCGGTTGCACACCAATCTTATTCAGTACTTGGCGGAATGATTCTTCTGTATTTTTATCTGTCTTGTTTTTAGTCTTCGACCACAATTTGCGAAATATCACATCTTTCTCTGTTGCAGAATGATCACTTATCATCCAACGGTAGAAAAGATTGGTCGTCCGCTTTGAATAATCAAAACTAATGAAGTTCTTTACTATTTTTTCAAAATTACTTTTCATGTATCTAATTCAAGTGTTTATATATAAGAGACAACTTGCTTTGCATACATACTTAGTCTAA
The Bacteroides luhongzhouii DNA segment above includes these coding regions:
- a CDS encoding FecR family protein, which codes for MKSNFEKIVKNFISFDYSKRTTNLFYRWMISDHSATEKDVIFRKLWSKTKNKTDKNTEESFRQVLNKIGVQPAPIIRINRLPIWRYTAAAVFIICLSVTGTLWFTEKHIENDAVAMVEHYVKNGKREVVTLPDGSIIHLNSGSHIFYPENLEGKTRTVYLLGEADFKVTKNPQKPFIVKSADMSITALGTEFNVKAYPEEDLLTATLLEGKVRVNCNDTTNYILTPGQQVVYTKSTLKSVLLETDVEDVTAWQRGEIVLNKATINEVIQTLERHYSITFQTSKKKINQDRYSFVFKENANIKEVLEVMQTVIGEFDYHLKENTCYIYWK